Proteins from one Gilliamella sp. ESL0443 genomic window:
- the rplI gene encoding 50S ribosomal protein L9, with protein MQIILLDKVANLGSLGDQVNVKAGYARNFLIPQGKAVPATKKNIEFFEARRAELEAKLAETLKAAEERVSEINALGKVTITSKAGDEGRLFGSIGTRDIADAVKARGIQVSKSEVRLPNGVLRTTGEHEVLFQVHSEAFAKIIVEIIPE; from the coding sequence ATGCAAATTATTCTACTCGATAAAGTTGCTAATTTAGGCAGCTTAGGTGATCAAGTTAATGTTAAAGCGGGTTATGCTCGTAACTTTTTAATTCCACAAGGTAAAGCAGTACCTGCGACTAAAAAGAATATTGAATTCTTTGAAGCGCGTCGTGCTGAATTAGAAGCAAAACTAGCAGAAACGTTAAAAGCCGCAGAAGAGCGCGTATCTGAAATCAATGCATTAGGTAAAGTAACTATTACTTCTAAAGCGGGTGATGAAGGTCGTCTATTCGGTTCAATTGGTACTCGTGATATCGCTGATGCAGTTAAAGCGCGTGGTATTCAAGTATCAAAAAGCGAAGTTCGCCTGCCAAATGGTGTATTACGTACTACTGGTGAACACGAAGTGTTATTCCAAGTACATAGCGAAGCTTTTGCTAAAATTATTGTTGAGATTATTCCTGAATAA
- the celB gene encoding PTS cellobiose transporter subunit IIC, giving the protein MNTGFVLLQKYLMTPMAKISQFKIVRAVMAAGMASVPFCIVGSMFLVFNTLPMTFTGLETLFQNTIFKVSDLYMIANTATMGILALYFNIVVGYELTKIEEEETGLKVNALNGAMLSVFAFVMTLPELVLQNGSMVLLSDQSEVFNGLRLQPFVFRLGTSGIFIAIVMAIVATQLYFLCVRRNWVVKMPETVPLGVSRSFTALIPTFVIAFTVIILNGILIFFGTDIFDIIGVPFTFVTNLTKSWLGIMVILFLIHALWVVGIHGASIIGAFITPIMLANMNENVGGAHIPFAGEFNNSLVILGGSGSTLLMTFFIAFCAKSSQLKILGRASAVPAIFNINEPIIFGMPIVYNPYLAIPFLLAPMACGTLGYFAISSGFMNPIIALVPWPSPMGLGAFIGTGGDYRAMFVAILSAILALVIYLPFVKMYDNKLYKEEQVKSETEVETEE; this is encoded by the coding sequence ATGAATACCGGATTTGTGTTGCTACAAAAATATCTAATGACTCCGATGGCTAAAATATCGCAGTTTAAGATTGTAAGGGCAGTAATGGCAGCGGGGATGGCATCAGTTCCTTTTTGTATCGTTGGGTCGATGTTTTTAGTATTTAATACATTACCAATGACATTTACTGGATTAGAAACTCTTTTCCAAAATACCATTTTCAAAGTAAGCGATCTTTATATGATTGCGAACACAGCGACAATGGGAATATTGGCGCTTTATTTTAACATTGTAGTTGGTTATGAATTAACCAAAATTGAGGAAGAAGAAACCGGTTTAAAAGTGAATGCGCTTAATGGTGCTATGTTATCAGTATTTGCTTTTGTTATGACTTTACCGGAATTAGTTCTACAAAATGGTTCTATGGTATTACTTAGTGACCAAAGTGAAGTCTTCAATGGATTACGATTACAACCATTTGTTTTCCGATTAGGTACTTCGGGTATTTTTATTGCAATAGTAATGGCTATTGTGGCAACTCAACTTTATTTCCTCTGTGTACGTCGTAACTGGGTGGTTAAAATGCCTGAAACCGTTCCATTAGGTGTATCACGCTCATTTACTGCACTAATTCCAACCTTTGTTATTGCTTTTACAGTTATTATTTTAAACGGTATTTTAATTTTCTTTGGTACTGATATTTTCGATATTATTGGTGTTCCATTTACCTTTGTAACCAATTTGACTAAAAGCTGGCTTGGTATTATGGTAATTTTATTTTTAATTCATGCGCTTTGGGTTGTAGGTATTCATGGTGCAAGTATCATTGGTGCTTTTATAACACCAATAATGCTGGCTAATATGAATGAAAACGTTGGTGGTGCTCATATTCCATTTGCGGGAGAGTTTAACAATTCTTTGGTTATTTTAGGTGGTTCAGGTTCTACACTTCTTATGACATTCTTTATTGCTTTTTGTGCTAAGTCGAGTCAATTGAAAATTTTAGGTCGGGCCTCAGCAGTTCCTGCAATCTTTAATATCAATGAGCCAATTATTTTTGGTATGCCGATAGTTTATAACCCATATCTTGCCATACCATTTTTATTAGCGCCAATGGCTTGTGGTACTTTAGGTTATTTTGCTATAAGTAGTGGTTTTATGAATCCTATTATTGCGCTAGTGCCGTGGCCATCACCAATGGGATTAGGGGCATTTATTGGTACCGGTGGTGATTATCGTGCTATGTTTGTTGCGATACTTTCAGCAATATTAGCTTTGGTGATTTATTTGCCGTTTGTCAAAATGTATGACAATAAACTTTATAAAGAAGAACAAGTAAAATCAGAAACTGAAGTTGAAACTGAAGAATAA
- a CDS encoding PTS cellobiose transporter subunit IIA, which yields MTDIMSSEDIQITAFNIILHSGNAKTKIHLAFKAMREANFEQATQLLEEANHEILEAHKSQTELLQSYASGTKIEMEIIMVHAQDHLMTTMTLREIAIEMSHLYQQTYKLSNQ from the coding sequence ATGACTGACATAATGAGCTCGGAGGATATTCAAATTACTGCTTTCAATATTATTTTGCATAGTGGTAATGCCAAAACCAAAATTCACCTTGCATTTAAAGCGATGAGAGAGGCTAATTTCGAACAAGCAACGCAGTTACTTGAAGAAGCCAATCATGAGATTTTAGAAGCACATAAATCTCAAACTGAATTGCTTCAATCTTATGCAAGTGGCACTAAAATTGAGATGGAAATCATTATGGTTCATGCTCAAGATCATTTGATGACGACGATGACATTGAGAGAAATTGCTATTGAGATGTCCCATCTATATCAACAAACATATAAGTTATCAAATCAATAA
- a CDS encoding transcription antiterminator codes for MIKQKQRELISLLIRSKNGFKSSQELAKELSLSDRTVRTYLKDLKTLIERNGGNIVSKQGYGFQLEILDRTAFNLFLIEYHLLDKNIEKSQCREASERKHYILNLLLLESQKIDVEALSEQLFISSSQLNKDITEIKSQLQPYELTLKKSHSLIYVDGEEKAKRHFIMSYFFHEDSINFLHHLSYFNQACEAISFDTLTIIILDECREANIKLSDVMIQNIVLHLSLSIKRLQSGLTIQNLDLLVSADSAIEYQVANRIIARIESIIGFHFPKEEQMYLTLHLMSKSNLIQDDLDEELGALLTNLLLKIEQETGYPFWHDEQLKNGLIQHLKPMLVRLAQNIKLENPLIDEIKSQYGEVFGLVKRYFNQLPNLNKYNVIDDEWGYLALHFLASLEKLKNEQKAKVLIICATGLGSAQLLKNRVESEFDERVKIIATRGYYEIEQEMLNDIDFIISSVDLSSKVFKVPVFHVSVFFCEEDVQAIRRYLSHRQPPNSLPKNFLPIDDKKQNHSKYIAQVFDEIAADFFYLCPDKPSKQAVLDHLLDLLSINESKNFKQEMKKQMEKRMALGEIIFSPTIVVPHPAIPVGKIAKIAIAVMPQGVSWDINYQDVKFIFMISPSIYQNSNLAMMTKAIVNLIDDLAMQDAMLKITDFNQFKSYFIQLIEKGA; via the coding sequence ATGATAAAACAAAAACAACGAGAACTTATTAGTTTATTAATTCGTTCTAAAAATGGATTTAAAAGTAGTCAAGAACTCGCGAAGGAATTATCGTTATCAGATCGTACTGTACGTACCTATCTTAAAGATTTAAAAACATTAATAGAACGCAATGGCGGTAATATTGTTAGTAAACAAGGCTATGGTTTTCAACTTGAAATATTAGATCGAACTGCATTTAATTTATTTTTGATTGAATATCATTTATTAGATAAAAATATTGAGAAATCCCAATGCCGGGAAGCAAGTGAACGAAAGCACTATATCCTTAATTTATTATTACTTGAAAGCCAAAAAATTGATGTTGAAGCATTATCTGAACAGCTATTTATTAGCTCATCCCAATTGAATAAAGATATTACGGAAATTAAGTCCCAATTACAACCTTATGAACTCACGCTTAAAAAAAGCCATTCTTTAATTTATGTTGATGGTGAAGAAAAAGCTAAACGTCATTTTATTATGAGTTACTTTTTTCATGAGGATTCAATCAATTTTTTACACCATTTATCCTATTTTAATCAAGCATGTGAAGCAATTAGCTTTGATACCTTAACTATCATTATTTTAGATGAGTGTCGTGAAGCGAATATCAAATTATCTGATGTAATGATTCAAAATATAGTCCTACATTTGTCATTAAGTATTAAACGTTTGCAGTCGGGGCTTACAATCCAAAATCTTGATTTACTTGTTTCAGCTGATTCAGCTATTGAATATCAAGTTGCTAATCGAATCATCGCTCGTATTGAATCGATAATTGGTTTTCATTTTCCTAAAGAAGAGCAAATGTACCTTACGCTACATTTGATGAGTAAATCAAATTTAATCCAAGACGATCTTGATGAAGAACTTGGCGCTTTATTAACTAATTTACTTTTAAAAATTGAACAAGAAACAGGCTATCCTTTTTGGCATGATGAACAGTTGAAAAATGGGTTAATTCAGCATTTAAAACCAATGCTTGTGCGTTTAGCACAGAATATAAAATTAGAAAATCCTCTAATAGATGAAATTAAAAGCCAATATGGTGAAGTTTTTGGGTTAGTTAAGCGTTACTTCAATCAATTACCCAATTTAAATAAATATAATGTTATTGATGATGAGTGGGGGTATTTAGCTCTTCACTTTCTGGCATCACTGGAAAAATTAAAAAATGAACAGAAAGCTAAAGTATTAATTATCTGCGCAACGGGGCTTGGTAGTGCTCAATTACTTAAAAATCGAGTAGAAAGTGAATTTGATGAGCGAGTAAAAATTATAGCAACACGTGGTTATTATGAAATAGAACAAGAGATGTTAAATGATATCGATTTTATTATTTCTTCTGTCGATTTATCATCCAAAGTATTTAAAGTACCAGTATTTCATGTTTCTGTATTTTTTTGTGAGGAAGATGTTCAAGCAATTCGCCGATATCTTTCTCATAGACAACCCCCCAATTCATTACCCAAAAATTTTTTACCAATTGATGATAAAAAACAGAATCATTCAAAATATATAGCTCAAGTATTTGATGAAATTGCTGCTGATTTTTTTTACTTGTGTCCCGATAAACCATCTAAACAAGCCGTGTTGGATCATTTGCTTGATTTATTATCTATCAATGAATCAAAGAACTTTAAGCAAGAGATGAAAAAACAGATGGAAAAAAGGATGGCGTTAGGTGAAATAATCTTTAGTCCAACCATAGTGGTTCCTCATCCAGCTATTCCAGTAGGTAAGATAGCCAAAATAGCGATTGCTGTTATGCCTCAAGGTGTGAGTTGGGATATAAATTATCAAGATGTTAAGTTTATTTTTATGATTTCTCCATCAATATACCAAAATTCCAACTTAGCTATGATGACCAAAGCGATTGTCAATTTAATTGATGATTTAGCTATGCAAGATGCAATGTTAAAAATTACCGATTTTAATCAATTCAAATCTTACTTTATCCAACTAATTGAAAAAGGAGCGTAG
- a CDS encoding PTS cellobiose transporter subunit IIB, which produces MKKALIICAAGMSSSLMAKKVTEFFASKNVPIELDAVSATEGSNKIKNSDFSLFLISPQTMMMFDKLKSLGDEVGKPVVSIPFQAYIPIQSGIEQLAKLVEDNIN; this is translated from the coding sequence ATGAAAAAAGCGTTAATTATTTGTGCAGCTGGTATGTCATCATCGCTTATGGCCAAAAAGGTCACTGAATTTTTTGCTAGTAAAAATGTACCTATTGAACTTGATGCGGTATCTGCAACTGAAGGTAGTAATAAAATTAAAAATAGTGATTTTTCACTGTTTTTAATTAGTCCTCAAACCATGATGATGTTTGATAAATTAAAATCATTAGGTGATGAAGTGGGGAAACCTGTTGTGAGTATTCCTTTTCAGGCTTATATTCCAATTCAATCTGGTATTGAACAACTAGCTAAATTAGTTGAGGACAATATTAATTAA